A window from Candidatus Eisenbacteria bacterium encodes these proteins:
- a CDS encoding ribonuclease H-like domain-containing protein — protein sequence MKLLSFDIEISDIFELQRHEDMEKYAPFHISVAATAIMGGEERIWYSKDGEGRPALNLTRERAHELLEYLDEMQQKEFMVCAWNGLSFDLKWIGHQAEDMALAARIALKSYDPMFQFFNLAGFPVGLAKVAEGMNIAQEKLMDGADAPKRWRAGHHQEVMDYCLGDCQMTNLIVQAIVEARQIRWVTSRGDVSSKPMPRLKSVEEVIQDPEPDQSWMSQPIPKAKFYEWIP from the coding sequence ATGAAATTACTAAGCTTTGACATTGAGATCTCGGATATCTTCGAGCTGCAGAGGCATGAAGATATGGAGAAGTATGCGCCCTTTCACATTTCGGTGGCGGCGACGGCGATAATGGGCGGTGAGGAAAGGATCTGGTATTCGAAGGATGGGGAGGGGCGCCCGGCGCTGAATCTGACGCGGGAACGGGCGCATGAGCTGCTCGAGTATCTCGATGAGATGCAGCAAAAGGAGTTCATGGTCTGCGCCTGGAATGGCCTGAGCTTCGATCTGAAATGGATCGGGCATCAAGCCGAGGACATGGCCCTTGCCGCGCGGATCGCCCTGAAGAGTTATGATCCCATGTTCCAGTTTTTCAACCTGGCCGGTTTTCCGGTGGGGCTGGCGAAAGTGGCCGAGGGGATGAACATTGCACAAGAGAAACTCATGGACGGCGCCGACGCGCCCAAGCGATGGCGCGCGGGACATCATCAGGAGGTGATGGACTACTGCCTCGGTGATTGCCAAATGACCAACCTCATCGTTCAGGCGATCGTGGAGGCTCGGCAGATCCGATGGGTGACGAGCCGGGGTGACGTCAGTTCCAAGCCGATGCCGCGGCTCAAATCGGTCGAGGAGGTTATTCAAGATCCGGAGCCCGATCAATCCTGGATGTCTCAGCCGATTCCGAAGGCAAAGTTCTATGAGTGGATTCCGTAG
- a CDS encoding class A beta-lactamase-related serine hydrolase: protein MEPERDIGMSAPDNSKNITPASTLPRRTFLEFLAIVPPALALSLCSISDVFGQGHTDADLEYQIESYIKKQRARSAITSDEETSWSIYDFTKSKKLVSINEDVPRQAASMIKPFVALAYFYKASEDRKRYPYNSRMQNRMRNMIQHSNNSATNQVLDILSNKGRGRGPQETEAILKAKAPGIFQQTRIVERIPAEGSTYRNMASAHDYSRFLFALWQNSFPYSTELKRLMLLPNKDRIYTGARKVPIGTHVYDKTGTTARLCGNMGVLIAKGRNGKEYPYSLIGIIEKRTRTNNLTRWIKSRGNVIREVSNITYAYLQQKHNLI from the coding sequence TTGGAACCAGAACGGGACATCGGCATGTCAGCTCCTGACAACTCGAAGAATATCACTCCAGCAAGCACTCTCCCCCGCCGGACTTTTTTGGAGTTCCTGGCGATCGTGCCGCCGGCTCTGGCGCTTTCCCTCTGTTCTATTTCTGATGTCTTCGGCCAAGGGCATACCGATGCAGATCTCGAATACCAAATTGAGAGTTACATAAAAAAGCAGCGGGCCCGATCGGCCATCACCAGCGACGAGGAAACATCCTGGTCGATCTATGACTTCACGAAGTCCAAGAAACTCGTCTCGATTAATGAAGATGTCCCCCGGCAGGCGGCGAGCATGATCAAGCCTTTTGTCGCTTTGGCCTACTTCTACAAAGCGAGCGAGGACCGGAAACGCTATCCGTATAATTCAAGGATGCAAAATAGAATGCGGAATATGATTCAGCACAGCAACAACAGCGCGACCAATCAGGTGCTCGATATTCTCAGCAACAAGGGCCGCGGGCGTGGTCCCCAGGAAACGGAAGCCATTCTTAAAGCAAAAGCGCCCGGCATATTCCAGCAAACGAGAATAGTGGAACGCATCCCCGCCGAAGGATCCACGTACAGGAACATGGCCTCAGCCCATGATTACAGCCGATTTCTCTTTGCCCTCTGGCAGAATAGCTTTCCGTACTCTACCGAGCTGAAAAGATTAATGCTGCTGCCGAACAAGGACCGGATATACACCGGCGCCCGAAAGGTTCCTATCGGCACCCATGTCTACGATAAAACCGGAACAACGGCGCGCCTTTGCGGAAACATGGGTGTTCTCATCGCAAAAGGAAGGAACGGCAAAGAATATCCCTATTCATTGATCGGGATCATTGAAAAGAGAACGAGAACGAACAACCTAACCCGTTGGATTAAAAGCAGAGGTAATGTGATCCGCGAGGTTTCTAATATTACTTATGCCTACCTTCAACAAAAACACAACTTGATCTGA
- a CDS encoding serine hydrolase: MGGTRQADSRRQVVRLAAGIPNKKYGYFLLGLIIERAGGASYAEQLQDRICAPAGMTHTRGDDNDAFRRLHAVANNPNSCYNLQMCVVYEVTAL, translated from the coding sequence ATTGGAGGAACCCGGCAAGCTGACTCTCGAAGACAAGTTGTCCGACTGGCTGCAGGAATTCCCAACAAAAAATATGGCTACTTCCTGCTGGGTTTGATCATTGAACGCGCCGGCGGCGCCAGCTATGCCGAACAGCTTCAGGATCGGATTTGCGCACCGGCCGGCATGACGCATACGCGGGGCGACGATAACGATGCGTTCCGGCGCCTACATGCAGTCGCAAATAATCCCAACTCATGTTATAATCTTCAAATGTGCGTTGTTTATGAAGTCACTGCACTTTAG
- a CDS encoding radical SAM protein, producing the protein MMNSTSSVYVTTNGCPENRIDSARLVEFFKRNGWIITDNLQQADFIFFNACGLTQEAEEYSIKIIKYLQDKKRPSAELFVWGCLPKINESRVREVYQGITFGSDDLTKLDELFACETKAKELQANFLVPGFRFDEESGHRRASKGRGVLIETLKFIKKHSLGSMRLKLAGAVNVYGPGIFPIKVSTGCLNACSYCGVKLSRGNVKSKSIDSIMEEAEKGLDSNYREFGLIGTDVGAYGRDLGMDLLVLLRELVKLPGDFKMRLRNINPRFLIMMMPGLKEILRTGKISYIGTAAESGSDRILGLMNRGYRISEYKEAVRQLNREFPEILIRTQLMVGFPTESDRDFKETCSLLDDLRFDYVEVYRFQRRPGTRAALMDGEIDRETMKRRFHRLQIKSQVTGLIRKRQIIGEFKKRLIMPPANDML; encoded by the coding sequence ATGATGAACTCCACTTCTTCCGTCTACGTCACGACCAATGGCTGCCCTGAGAATCGTATCGACTCTGCCAGGTTGGTCGAGTTCTTCAAGCGGAACGGATGGATTATCACAGACAATCTTCAGCAGGCGGATTTTATCTTTTTCAATGCCTGTGGACTCACCCAAGAGGCTGAGGAATACTCCATAAAAATAATCAAGTATTTGCAGGACAAGAAAAGGCCATCCGCGGAGCTGTTTGTATGGGGCTGTCTGCCCAAGATCAACGAAAGCCGGGTCCGTGAGGTTTACCAGGGAATCACCTTTGGTTCGGATGACTTGACAAAACTTGACGAATTGTTTGCCTGTGAAACAAAGGCAAAAGAACTCCAGGCCAATTTCCTGGTCCCCGGATTCCGCTTTGATGAGGAGAGCGGCCATCGAAGGGCATCCAAGGGCAGAGGGGTCTTAATAGAGACCCTCAAATTTATAAAAAAGCACTCTCTCGGTTCGATGCGACTCAAACTTGCCGGCGCGGTCAATGTCTATGGGCCGGGGATCTTTCCTATAAAGGTATCTACGGGCTGCCTCAACGCCTGTTCCTATTGCGGCGTGAAGCTCAGCCGTGGAAATGTGAAGAGCAAATCCATCGACAGCATCATGGAAGAGGCCGAAAAGGGACTCGACTCCAACTATAGGGAATTTGGACTCATAGGAACAGATGTGGGGGCCTATGGCAGAGATTTAGGAATGGATCTTCTCGTCCTCCTCAGAGAATTGGTCAAATTGCCGGGCGATTTCAAGATGAGATTACGCAACATTAATCCGCGGTTCCTCATCATGATGATGCCCGGGCTGAAGGAGATTTTGCGAACGGGAAAGATATCCTATATCGGAACGGCGGCGGAATCAGGGAGTGACAGGATTTTAGGGCTGATGAATAGGGGCTACAGAATCAGCGAATACAAAGAAGCTGTTCGCCAACTGAACCGTGAATTTCCTGAGATCCTCATCCGGACACAATTGATGGTGGGATTTCCGACTGAGTCAGATCGTGATTTTAAAGAGACCTGTAGCTTGCTGGATGATCTGCGCTTTGACTATGTAGAAGTGTACCGGTTTCAGAGACGGCCCGGGACACGGGCGGCGTTAATGGATGGAGAAATTGACAGAGAAACCATGAAGAGAAGGTTCCATCGGCTGCAGATTAAATCCCAGGTAACTGGATTAATAAGAAAAAGGCAGATTATTGGTGAATTTAAGAAAAGGTTAATAATGCCACCCGCTAATGATATGCTCTGA